One genomic region from Cyanobium usitatum str. Tous encodes:
- the rppA gene encoding two-component system response regulator RppA: MRILLVEDEADLASSIQTVLQRQGHVVDHCPGGLEGWNLLSAELARYELAIFDWMLPDLSGLELCRRARAAGLGLPLLLLTARSDTADRVEGLDAGADDYLSKPLAMEELLARIRALQRRHPSYREPLLEAGCYCLDYATGQLLVTTASGQVSVELSAKEQQLMGYFLEHPSQIIPGSRLRNQLWDLHQDPVSNVVAAQVRLLRRKLASYDLASPIETVPSKGYRFDPQAGLQP, from the coding sequence CTGCGGATCCTGCTGGTGGAAGACGAGGCGGATCTGGCCTCCTCCATCCAGACCGTGCTGCAGCGCCAGGGCCATGTGGTGGATCACTGCCCGGGTGGCCTGGAAGGTTGGAACCTGCTCAGCGCTGAGCTGGCGCGCTACGAGCTGGCGATCTTCGATTGGATGCTGCCGGATCTGAGCGGCCTCGAGCTCTGCCGCCGTGCCAGGGCCGCAGGCCTGGGCCTGCCGCTGCTGTTGCTCACCGCCCGCAGCGACACGGCGGATCGGGTGGAGGGACTCGATGCCGGCGCCGACGATTACCTGAGCAAGCCCTTGGCGATGGAGGAGCTACTAGCTCGGATCCGGGCTTTGCAGCGCCGCCACCCCTCATACCGGGAGCCGCTGCTGGAGGCGGGCTGCTACTGCCTGGATTACGCCACAGGACAGCTGCTGGTGACCACAGCAAGCGGGCAAGTGAGCGTGGAGCTTTCGGCCAAGGAGCAGCAGCTGATGGGCTACTTCCTGGAACACCCCAGCCAGATCATTCCCGGATCGCGACTGCGAAATCAATTGTGGGACCTGCATCAGGACCCGGTGAGCAACGTGGTGGCGGCCCAGGTGAGGCTGCTGCGGCGCAAGCTGGCGAGCTATGACCTGGCCTCCCCGATCGAAACGGTGCCCAGCAAGGGATATCGGTTTGATCCGCAGGCGGGACTGCAGCCGTGA
- a CDS encoding MerR family DNA-binding transcriptional regulator codes for MVALQLPEEPAKELQKIGAVATRSGVSVKTIRFYCDQGLLQPAGRSEGRYRLFDESVDSDLALIRTLRGLDIPLPTVTAVLEARRSGVCTCNNLQATIRSKAGEIQQRIADLQSLHAELNGLLSTWQRCGGRPAQVSAGN; via the coding sequence GTGGTTGCGCTACAGCTGCCAGAGGAGCCGGCCAAAGAGCTGCAAAAGATCGGTGCGGTGGCTACTCGTTCAGGCGTTTCAGTGAAGACGATTCGCTTCTACTGCGACCAGGGTCTGCTGCAGCCAGCAGGCCGCAGTGAGGGACGCTACCGGCTCTTTGATGAGTCGGTTGATAGCGATCTAGCGCTGATCCGCACCCTGAGGGGTCTCGATATCCCTCTGCCCACAGTCACCGCGGTGCTCGAGGCCCGACGCTCCGGAGTGTGCACCTGCAATAACCTGCAGGCAACGATCCGTTCTAAGGCAGGCGAAATCCAGCAGCGGATCGCTGATTTGCAATCCCTCCACGCCGAGCTCAACGGACTGCTCAGCACCTGGCAGCGCTGCGGCGGCAGGCCAGCTCAAGTGAGTGCTGGCAACTGA
- a CDS encoding ATP-grasp domain-containing protein → MTQLVSGLDRSQSLILQQYIGTRPGKDLRVWVIGSQVIGAMLRSSTDGSFKANISRGGDGQAFPLNPELERLARDSAAALNLDIAGVDLLFDGDGYSICEVNSAPGFQGFETATGLNVARLVLEHCKSTMHLSPPKLACVF, encoded by the coding sequence GTGACCCAGCTGGTCTCCGGGCTGGATCGCTCTCAAAGCCTGATCTTGCAGCAGTACATCGGCACAAGACCCGGAAAGGACCTGCGGGTCTGGGTAATTGGCAGCCAGGTGATTGGCGCCATGTTGCGCAGCAGCACCGACGGCAGTTTCAAGGCAAACATCAGTAGGGGTGGTGATGGGCAGGCATTTCCCCTTAACCCAGAGCTGGAGCGACTAGCGCGTGATTCAGCAGCCGCCTTGAACCTCGACATCGCCGGTGTCGACCTGCTGTTTGATGGCGATGGTTACAGCATCTGTGAGGTCAATAGCGCCCCAGGCTTTCAGGGCTTTGAGACAGCTACGGGCTTGAACGTCGCCCGCCTGGTTCTTGAGCACTGCAAGTCAACAATGCATTTATCACCGCCAAAGCTTGCTTGTGTGTTTTGA
- the psbA gene encoding photosystem II q(b) protein translates to MTTTIQQRQGASAWNQFCDWVTSTNNRLYVGWFGVLMIPCLLAATICFIVAFIAAPPVDIDGIREPVAGSLMYGNNIISGAVVPSSNAIGLHFYPIWEAASLDEWLYNGGPFQLVVFHFLIGIYAYMGREWELSYRLGMRPWICVAYSAPVAAASAVFLVYPFGQGSFSDAMPLGISGTFNYMLVFQAEHNILMHPFHMLGVAGVFGGSLFSAMHGSLVTSSLVRETTESESQNYGYKFGQEEETYNIVAAHGYFGRLIFQYASFNNSRSLHFFLAAWPVVGIWFTALGVSTMAFNLNGFNFNQSILDGQGRVVNTWADVLNRAGLGMEVMHERNAHNFPLDLAAATATPVALTAPAIG, encoded by the coding sequence ATGACAACCACTATTCAGCAGCGCCAAGGCGCTTCTGCGTGGAACCAGTTTTGCGACTGGGTCACCTCCACCAACAACCGTCTCTATGTGGGCTGGTTCGGTGTGCTGATGATCCCCTGCCTTCTGGCTGCCACCATCTGCTTCATCGTGGCCTTCATCGCCGCGCCCCCTGTCGACATCGACGGCATCCGTGAGCCCGTAGCTGGCTCCCTGATGTACGGCAACAACATCATCTCCGGTGCTGTTGTTCCTTCCAGCAACGCCATCGGCCTGCACTTCTACCCCATCTGGGAAGCCGCCAGCCTCGATGAGTGGCTGTACAACGGTGGTCCTTTCCAGCTGGTGGTCTTCCACTTCCTGATCGGCATCTACGCCTACATGGGCCGCGAGTGGGAGCTTTCCTACCGCTTGGGCATGCGCCCCTGGATCTGCGTTGCCTACAGCGCTCCTGTGGCCGCAGCATCTGCCGTGTTCCTTGTCTATCCCTTCGGTCAAGGCTCCTTCTCGGACGCCATGCCCCTGGGCATCTCCGGCACCTTCAACTACATGTTGGTGTTCCAGGCTGAGCACAACATCTTGATGCACCCCTTCCACATGCTGGGAGTGGCTGGTGTCTTCGGTGGCAGCCTGTTCTCCGCCATGCACGGTTCACTCGTTACCAGCAGCCTGGTTCGTGAGACCACCGAGAGCGAGAGCCAGAACTACGGCTACAAGTTTGGCCAAGAAGAGGAGACCTACAACATCGTGGCTGCTCACGGCTACTTCGGTCGCCTGATCTTCCAATACGCCTCCTTCAACAACAGCCGCAGCCTCCACTTCTTCCTGGCTGCCTGGCCCGTGGTTGGCATCTGGTTCACCGCCCTTGGCGTGAGCACGATGGCCTTCAACCTGAACGGTTTCAACTTCAACCAGTCGATCCTCGACGGCCAAGGCCGTGTGGTGAACACCTGGGCCGACGTTCTGAACCGCGCTGGTCTCGGTATGGAAGTGATGCACGAGCGCAATGCTCACAACTTCCCGCTTGACCTGGCTGCTGCTACTGCCACACCCGTGGCACTGACCGCACCTGCAATCGGTTGA
- a CDS encoding ATP-grasp domain-containing protein, with amino-acid sequence MNLWVLHKRPSGMVEPYELTRLREEARALDIRFEAVAPEEIDLIVSRGGRRSIRRCGAEVELPDVLLPRTGSGTDYFSLAILRQLEHLGVAVVNPTHHVGAFSSRSPSGRPTDWRSLCHQAAGWLLWRRCCAQP; translated from the coding sequence ATGAACCTCTGGGTACTTCACAAGCGACCGAGCGGGATGGTCGAGCCCTATGAGCTGACGCGGTTGAGGGAGGAGGCGCGTGCTCTTGACATCCGCTTTGAAGCCGTCGCACCAGAAGAAATCGATCTAATCGTTAGCCGCGGTGGTCGGCGATCCATTCGGCGCTGCGGCGCCGAGGTTGAACTCCCCGATGTCTTGCTGCCCCGTACTGGAAGTGGCACGGATTACTTCTCATTGGCAATCCTGCGCCAGCTGGAGCACCTGGGCGTGGCTGTGGTCAATCCCACGCACCATGTTGGTGCGTTTTCCAGTCGATCCCCATCTGGTCGCCCAACAGATTGGCGTTCCCTGTGTCATCAAGCTGCTGGTTGGCTCCTATGGCGACGGTGTTGTGCTCAGCCGTGA
- a CDS encoding fatty acid desaturase, with protein MAQPNSPLLERDALASLNQLRNGPAAVHLASHLLITVAGGLVWAQQPWPLALRLLGLLVCGIGLATCFAPLHECCHRTAFHGRRVNDTVAWFAGLLSFYNSTYYRRYHQWHHRYTHQPGLDPELDDPVPTNSWAYLRELSGWNWWSGKWAGYARLLWGDLSNLSYLSPEAIPQVRRSVRLQIAVYAALALASLLSGSGFLLWFWLLPLAVGQPLLRFVLLAEHSGCSFSSDGTENTRTTLTNPAVRWLMWNMPFHAEHHLYPSLPFHALPAAHGPIAPHLRHCDRGYLAVHRRLLRNLPLLGLPA; from the coding sequence ATGGCCCAACCCAACTCACCCCTGCTGGAGCGCGATGCGCTTGCCAGTCTCAACCAGCTTCGTAATGGCCCCGCAGCCGTGCATCTGGCCAGCCACCTACTGATCACCGTTGCGGGCGGACTGGTGTGGGCCCAGCAGCCCTGGCCCCTGGCCCTGAGACTGCTGGGGCTGCTGGTGTGCGGCATTGGCCTGGCCACCTGCTTCGCTCCGCTGCACGAATGCTGCCATCGCACGGCCTTCCACGGCCGCCGCGTCAACGACACGGTGGCCTGGTTCGCGGGGCTGCTTAGCTTCTACAACTCCACCTACTACCGGCGCTACCACCAGTGGCACCACCGCTACACCCACCAACCGGGGCTAGATCCTGAACTGGACGATCCGGTGCCCACCAACTCCTGGGCCTACCTGCGCGAACTAAGCGGCTGGAACTGGTGGAGCGGCAAGTGGGCCGGCTACGCGCGGCTGCTCTGGGGAGACCTCAGCAACCTGAGCTACCTGAGCCCTGAGGCCATTCCCCAGGTGCGCCGCTCGGTGCGGCTGCAGATCGCCGTTTATGCAGCCCTGGCCCTGGCCTCCCTGCTGAGCGGCTCCGGCTTTCTGCTGTGGTTCTGGCTGCTGCCCCTGGCGGTGGGCCAGCCCCTGCTGCGCTTTGTGCTGCTGGCAGAGCACAGCGGCTGCAGCTTCAGCAGCGACGGCACCGAGAACACCCGCACCACCCTCACCAACCCTGCGGTGCGCTGGCTGATGTGGAACATGCCGTTCCACGCCGAGCACCACCTCTACCCTTCCCTCCCCTTCCACGCCCTGCCCGCCGCCCACGGCCCCATCGCACCGCACCTGCGCCACTGCGACCGGGGCTACCTGGCAGTGCACCGCCGGCTGCTGCGCAACCTGCCACTCCTGGGCCTGCCAGCATGA
- a CDS encoding chlorophyll a/b-binding protein, producing MVESASRFGFVAFAETWNGRLAMLGFVIGLGTELLTGQGILSQIGLG from the coding sequence ATGGTTGAATCTGCTTCCCGTTTTGGTTTCGTTGCTTTCGCTGAAACCTGGAATGGCCGTCTGGCAATGCTTGGTTTTGTGATCGGTCTTGGCACCGAGCTCCTGACAGGTCAGGGCATCCTTTCCCAAATCGGTCTCGGTTGA
- a CDS encoding PhoX family protein: MNRSAIKRRQLLELLGIGAGSSAAAMLLPQHEVRSSSTAAGNAALPFVPVRAPLPLPADGLSAAEQRRIYRTFNVDDKLLVPEGYRAELLAVWGDRLATGRFGFNNDYLAFQPLPGGRALLSINFEYISAQTWSAGFSEAVGTLLPLKTLQQALASRGGSVDVASLTASDPLRPLIEAVARAAMADLGIGVLELEQGSSGWHRSRGSRYERRIDGLSGFSQPEHALRCSGPAAAVFRHSQPLGYRDGLGDRIIGTFANCTGGTTPWGTVLSAEENFQSQVSEAVYADGSAASPEAQPFRWDGSRLDGLGNPFGLAGNKYGWMVEFDPREPSQPAVKHSLLGRFRHEAVAVVARPGEPLVVYSGCDRHGGHLYRFVSEGLVQDPLDRTNSRLFAAGRLEVARFNAEGSGTWIALEVTTAVQPQPPSHYERFGWQQPAVLPHSDRQRSGSEALSSDAELQAYCSHYKNLGDLYPLGGDDLEAQLRQQGAILIDAHLAANAAGATACPRPEDTDIDPINGDLLIAFTAAGRDDGGCSDPAVFRGPKGESLWPHGWVMRLSDGGAGRGASFRWRMVAAGGLPWQGGLGFSHPDNLAFDPSGNLWLVTDRSGGADLDVFGNNSCWLLPRTGAMAGQALCFAIGPVGCELCGPCFDSEGRTLFLAVQHPGEAQGVRQGKEVEAQAHSLVDRNGQRFEQLRWVPLGSNWPSGVPARPPRPGVVAIRRLDGKPLLS; encoded by the coding sequence ATGAATCGCTCTGCGATCAAGCGCCGCCAGCTGCTCGAATTGCTGGGCATCGGTGCTGGCAGCAGCGCCGCTGCCATGTTGCTGCCGCAGCATGAGGTCCGCAGCAGCAGCACGGCGGCAGGAAATGCTGCCCTGCCCTTTGTGCCCGTGCGTGCACCTCTGCCCTTGCCTGCTGACGGTCTGAGTGCGGCAGAGCAACGGCGCATCTATCGGACGTTCAACGTCGACGACAAACTGCTGGTTCCCGAGGGCTATCGCGCCGAGCTGCTCGCTGTCTGGGGCGATCGTCTCGCCACGGGTCGCTTTGGCTTCAACAACGACTACCTGGCGTTCCAGCCCCTGCCTGGCGGCAGGGCCTTGTTGAGCATCAACTTCGAATACATCAGTGCCCAGACCTGGTCGGCAGGTTTTTCAGAAGCCGTGGGCACCCTCCTGCCACTGAAGACTTTGCAGCAGGCATTGGCCAGCCGCGGCGGCAGTGTGGATGTGGCCAGCCTTACGGCAAGCGACCCGCTGCGGCCGCTGATCGAGGCCGTGGCCCGCGCCGCCATGGCCGATCTCGGCATCGGCGTACTCGAGCTTGAGCAGGGCAGCTCAGGCTGGCACCGCAGCCGCGGCAGTCGCTACGAGCGGCGCATCGATGGCCTCAGCGGATTCAGTCAGCCGGAGCATGCCCTGCGCTGCAGCGGTCCGGCGGCGGCGGTGTTTCGCCACAGCCAGCCGCTTGGCTACCGCGATGGCCTAGGTGATCGGATCATCGGCACCTTTGCCAACTGCACCGGCGGCACCACCCCCTGGGGCACCGTGCTGAGCGCTGAGGAAAACTTCCAGTCGCAGGTGAGCGAGGCCGTCTATGCCGATGGCTCGGCGGCTTCCCCAGAAGCGCAGCCGTTCCGCTGGGATGGTTCACGCCTCGACGGGCTCGGCAATCCCTTTGGGCTAGCCGGCAACAAGTACGGCTGGATGGTGGAATTTGACCCCCGTGAGCCAAGCCAACCCGCGGTTAAGCACAGCCTGCTGGGCCGCTTTCGCCATGAAGCCGTTGCCGTTGTGGCCCGGCCTGGAGAGCCGCTGGTGGTGTATTCGGGTTGCGATCGCCATGGCGGGCACTTGTACCGCTTTGTCAGTGAAGGGCTCGTGCAAGACCCGCTCGATCGCACCAATTCACGGCTGTTTGCAGCGGGTCGCCTGGAGGTGGCCCGTTTCAACGCGGAAGGCAGCGGCACCTGGATCGCTTTGGAGGTCACCACGGCGGTGCAGCCGCAACCCCCCAGTCATTACGAGCGCTTTGGCTGGCAGCAACCAGCCGTGTTGCCCCACAGCGACCGCCAGCGCAGCGGTAGTGAAGCGCTCAGCAGCGATGCCGAACTGCAGGCCTACTGCAGCCACTACAAAAACCTTGGCGATCTCTACCCATTGGGCGGCGATGACTTGGAGGCGCAGCTGCGGCAGCAAGGAGCGATCCTGATCGATGCCCATCTGGCCGCCAACGCCGCTGGCGCCACCGCCTGCCCCAGGCCAGAAGACACCGACATCGACCCGATCAACGGAGACCTGCTGATCGCTTTCACGGCGGCGGGCCGTGATGACGGCGGCTGCAGTGATCCGGCGGTCTTCCGCGGCCCCAAAGGCGAATCCCTCTGGCCCCACGGTTGGGTGATGCGACTGAGCGATGGTGGCGCTGGCCGAGGCGCCAGCTTCCGCTGGCGGATGGTGGCGGCTGGCGGCCTGCCCTGGCAGGGGGGGCTCGGTTTTAGCCATCCCGACAATTTGGCCTTCGACCCATCCGGCAACCTCTGGCTGGTGACCGATCGCTCTGGGGGTGCCGACCTCGATGTATTCGGCAACAACAGCTGCTGGCTGCTGCCGCGCACTGGCGCAATGGCGGGTCAGGCCCTCTGCTTTGCGATCGGTCCGGTGGGGTGTGAGCTGTGCGGGCCTTGCTTCGATAGCGAGGGCCGCACGCTGTTTCTGGCGGTGCAGCACCCTGGCGAGGCTCAGGGAGTGCGCCAAGGCAAGGAGGTGGAAGCCCAAGCCCACAGCCTGGTGGACCGCAACGGTCAACGCTTTGAGCAGTTGCGCTGGGTACCGCTCGGCTCTAACTGGCCGTCCGGGGTACCCGCCCGGCCGCCCAGGCCCGGGGTTGTTGCGATCCGTCGACTTGACGGCAAACCCCTGCTGAGCTGA
- a CDS encoding chlorophyll a/b-binding protein: MLDNSSDQLTLVQQLQRVERFNGRAAMLGIVIGIVVEGLTGFGIAHQIGLGALVDGYAACRTQFLPFCF; the protein is encoded by the coding sequence ATGCTTGATAACAGCTCGGACCAGTTGACACTCGTTCAGCAATTGCAGCGTGTTGAGCGCTTCAATGGCCGCGCCGCCATGCTTGGCATCGTCATCGGCATCGTGGTGGAGGGCCTCACAGGTTTTGGTATTGCTCATCAAATCGGCCTCGGCGCCTTGGTTGATGGCTATGCCGCCTGCCGCACCCAGTTTTTGCCGTTCTGCTTTTAA
- the glnT gene encoding type III glutamate--ammonia ligase, with amino-acid sequence MSDLAQRMQELQLRFLLISFTDLFGIQRAKLVPASAVAGMARDGAGFAGFAAWLDLSPADGDVMAIPAAASLTPLPWQPEVGWVAAELQLNGQPMEQCPRRLLRRQLEQAAERGFELRSGVEAEFFLLDPSGERIGDSADSQEKPCYDQLALMRRYPLIGPLLEAMEQLGWGPYQADHEDANGQFEVNWTYANALTTADRHAFFKVMVKSLAEQQGLRASFMPKPFAALTGNGCHTHLSLWGTADSSQAGRNLFHDPSGELGLSTLAYHFLAGLLAHAPALSCLSNPTVNSYRRLAAPPTTSGATWSPGGISYTGNNRTHMVRIPDDQRLELRLPDGAAHPYLLQAAILAAGLDGIERQLAPGPRSDNDNYAKPLDPGSCGRLPVNLGEALDAFNADLALRQALGEDFCRAYENLRRRQWQRERGDISDTERRACLDC; translated from the coding sequence ATGTCTGATCTCGCCCAGCGAATGCAGGAGCTGCAGCTCCGCTTCCTGCTGATCTCCTTCACCGATCTGTTTGGCATCCAGCGGGCCAAACTCGTGCCAGCCTCGGCGGTGGCTGGGATGGCCCGCGATGGGGCGGGCTTCGCTGGCTTTGCGGCCTGGCTGGATCTCTCCCCCGCCGATGGCGACGTGATGGCGATCCCGGCGGCGGCCAGTCTCACCCCCCTGCCCTGGCAGCCGGAGGTGGGCTGGGTGGCGGCCGAGCTCCAGCTCAATGGCCAGCCGATGGAGCAGTGCCCCCGACGCCTGCTGCGGCGCCAACTGGAGCAGGCAGCTGAGCGGGGATTTGAGTTGCGCAGCGGCGTGGAAGCTGAGTTTTTCCTGCTCGATCCCAGCGGCGAGCGGATCGGCGACAGCGCCGACAGCCAGGAAAAGCCGTGTTACGACCAACTGGCCTTAATGCGCCGCTACCCCCTGATCGGCCCCCTGCTGGAGGCGATGGAGCAGCTGGGCTGGGGGCCCTATCAGGCCGATCACGAGGACGCCAACGGCCAATTTGAGGTCAACTGGACCTATGCCAACGCCCTCACCACCGCCGATCGCCACGCCTTTTTCAAGGTGATGGTGAAATCCCTGGCGGAGCAGCAGGGGCTGAGGGCCAGCTTCATGCCCAAACCCTTCGCCGCCCTCACAGGCAATGGCTGCCACACCCACCTCTCCCTGTGGGGCACAGCTGACAGCTCGCAAGCAGGCCGCAACCTGTTCCACGATCCCAGCGGCGAGCTCGGTCTATCGACGCTTGCTTACCACTTCCTGGCTGGCCTGCTGGCCCATGCCCCGGCCCTGAGCTGCCTGAGCAACCCCACGGTGAACAGCTACCGGCGCCTCGCTGCCCCGCCCACCACCTCAGGTGCCACCTGGAGTCCGGGCGGCATCAGCTACACCGGTAACAACCGCACCCACATGGTGCGCATCCCCGACGACCAGCGCTTAGAGCTGCGCCTCCCCGATGGCGCCGCCCATCCATACCTGCTGCAGGCTGCAATCCTGGCGGCTGGGCTCGATGGCATTGAGCGCCAGCTCGCTCCTGGCCCCCGCAGCGACAACGACAACTACGCCAAGCCCCTGGATCCCGGCAGCTGCGGCAGGCTGCCGGTCAACCTCGGCGAGGCCCTCGATGCATTCAACGCCGACTTGGCCCTGCGCCAGGCCCTGGGCGAAGACTTCTGCCGCGCCTACGAAAACCTGCGCCGGCGCCAATGGCAGCGCGAACGCGGCGACATCAGCGACACTGAGCGCCGCGCTTGCCTGGATTGTTAA
- a CDS encoding alpha/beta fold hydrolase, with protein MSASQHCLGDFPLACGHTLPEAQLTYLQIGKLNAQHSNLILVPTSYGARPEDLAWLAGPVLDPERWCIVIAGMFGNGASSSPSHGAMGLAEQGWVVSHRDNVAAQRRLLAEVFGIERLPLIYGWSMGAQQAYQWAVDHPEAVERICCVCATTRTSPHNRLFCLSLRQALTADRHWNGSGFNAPPEQGLRTYSLIYASWAASQPFFRSIAEPVEEHVEQHWLPHYQRHDPRDLIAMLDTWLAHDVAAGGDLAAGLGRITARTAVVAGSHDLYFPLEDLAADADAIPGAELHVIPSELGHRAGNPHSSPAEQRQLSRIVETLLLQPSHV; from the coding sequence ATGAGCGCCAGCCAGCACTGCCTTGGCGACTTTCCCCTGGCCTGCGGCCACACCCTGCCGGAGGCCCAGCTCACCTACCTCCAGATAGGCAAGCTCAACGCCCAGCACTCCAACCTGATCCTGGTGCCCACCTCCTACGGGGCCCGGCCCGAGGATCTGGCCTGGCTGGCCGGCCCGGTGCTGGATCCGGAGCGCTGGTGCATCGTGATTGCTGGCATGTTCGGCAACGGCGCCTCCAGCAGCCCCAGCCACGGCGCCATGGGCCTGGCCGAACAAGGCTGGGTGGTGAGCCACCGCGACAATGTCGCCGCCCAGCGCCGATTGCTGGCAGAGGTGTTCGGCATCGAACGGCTCCCCCTGATCTACGGCTGGTCGATGGGGGCCCAGCAGGCCTACCAGTGGGCCGTCGATCACCCGGAGGCCGTGGAGCGGATCTGCTGCGTCTGCGCCACCACCCGCACCTCGCCCCACAACCGCCTGTTCTGCCTCAGCCTGCGCCAGGCCCTCACCGCCGATCGCCACTGGAATGGCAGCGGCTTCAACGCGCCGCCAGAGCAGGGACTGCGCACCTACTCCCTGATCTACGCCAGCTGGGCCGCCAGCCAGCCCTTTTTCCGCAGCATCGCCGAGCCGGTGGAGGAGCACGTGGAGCAGCACTGGCTGCCCCACTACCAACGCCATGACCCCCGCGATCTGATCGCCATGCTCGACACCTGGCTTGCCCACGACGTGGCCGCCGGTGGGGATTTGGCCGCAGGCCTGGGCCGCATCACCGCCCGCACCGCCGTGGTGGCCGGCAGCCACGACCTCTACTTCCCGCTCGAAGACCTGGCCGCCGACGCCGACGCCATCCCCGGGGCGGAGCTGCACGTGATCCCCTCGGAGCTCGGCCACCGGGCGGGCAACCCCCACAGCAGCCCTGCCGAGCAGCGGCAGCTGAGCCGCATCGTTGAAACCCTCCTCCTGCAGCCCTCCCATGTCTGA
- the rppB gene encoding two-component system sensor histidine kinase RppB produces the protein MSKRLSPVPQLLWRARLRLAGQSLLVMGTVLYGAGFCMGQLLLQSQEAAVKRELETLAGTLHDSLKPALPHDARPSASLASVLPGLCLAGEPCRPPADLIQRHAISASDSDRFQLRVLDQSGTLIARSPGALQQDPRPGQLGWSLSGDRSTGRWGAYTIHLHHAHGPGEPNWGYLQISRNLADLDAEAARLWWFGHAVFLLAMLAMAVASWWLAGLAIAPLLEAYRRQEQFSSDVAHELRAPLANLLAVVEAEHGAMAQTNQLVTASLNRVLAQGQRLQRLIADLLLLASLEQPAYLETQEYCRLAECLEDLIEDFSETAHARGVTLQLQVPDPDRMVRGQKRELVRLLSNLLSNAIQHSPAGGVVLVELDQQGSNLRVAVSDQGPGIAACEQERIFERFYRSDASRSRQSGGTGLGLAIARAIAGRHRGWLSVQSTPGAGSTFLLQMPALT, from the coding sequence GTGAGTAAACGCCTCTCTCCCGTGCCGCAGTTGCTGTGGCGTGCCCGCTTGCGGCTGGCCGGCCAATCGCTGTTGGTGATGGGCACCGTTCTCTACGGCGCTGGTTTTTGCATGGGCCAGCTGCTGCTGCAAAGCCAAGAAGCGGCAGTCAAAAGAGAGCTGGAGACCCTTGCCGGCACCCTGCACGACAGCCTCAAGCCCGCCCTGCCCCACGATGCCCGGCCCTCCGCTTCCCTTGCCTCTGTGCTGCCCGGGCTCTGCCTAGCCGGTGAGCCGTGCCGGCCCCCGGCCGATCTGATCCAGCGCCACGCGATCAGTGCCAGCGACTCCGATCGCTTCCAGTTGAGGGTGCTCGATCAGAGCGGAACCTTGATCGCCAGGTCCCCCGGGGCTCTGCAGCAAGACCCAAGGCCTGGGCAGCTGGGCTGGTCGCTGTCAGGGGATCGCAGTACGGGGCGCTGGGGCGCGTACACCATCCACTTGCACCACGCCCATGGTCCAGGTGAGCCCAACTGGGGCTATCTGCAGATCTCCCGCAACCTGGCGGATCTTGATGCGGAGGCTGCGCGGTTGTGGTGGTTTGGGCATGCAGTTTTTCTCCTGGCGATGCTGGCGATGGCCGTCGCTAGCTGGTGGCTGGCGGGCCTGGCCATAGCGCCTCTGCTTGAGGCTTACCGCAGGCAGGAGCAGTTCAGCTCCGATGTGGCCCATGAGCTGCGTGCGCCGCTGGCCAACCTGCTGGCGGTGGTGGAAGCCGAGCACGGCGCTATGGCTCAGACCAATCAGCTGGTGACGGCCAGCCTCAATCGGGTGCTGGCCCAGGGGCAGCGATTGCAACGGCTGATCGCCGATCTGCTCCTGCTAGCCAGCCTGGAGCAACCCGCCTACCTAGAGACTCAGGAGTACTGCCGGCTCGCCGAGTGCCTGGAAGATCTGATCGAAGATTTCAGTGAAACAGCTCATGCCAGGGGGGTGACTCTGCAGCTGCAGGTCCCTGATCCTGATCGGATGGTGCGCGGCCAGAAGCGTGAACTGGTTCGGCTGTTGTCCAACCTGCTCAGCAACGCCATCCAGCACAGCCCGGCCGGTGGCGTGGTGCTCGTCGAACTAGACCAGCAGGGATCAAACCTGCGTGTCGCGGTGAGCGACCAAGGGCCAGGAATTGCTGCCTGCGAGCAGGAGCGCATCTTCGAGCGCTTCTATCGAAGTGATGCCAGTCGATCGCGCCAATCCGGCGGCACGGGGTTGGGCTTGGCCATTGCTCGAGCCATCGCCGGCCGTCATCGTGGCTGGCTCTCCGTGCAGAGCACCCCTGGCGCCGGCAGCACGTTTCTGCTTCAAATGCCAGCACTTACTTGA